Proteins encoded by one window of Aphidius gifuensis isolate YNYX2018 linkage group LG2, ASM1490517v1, whole genome shotgun sequence:
- the LOC122849537 gene encoding uncharacterized protein PF11_0213 isoform X1 yields MLVPPVAQNGPGGRQVVGDVGGMRTTQGPGATATLWPIAPAHSNLSSNHQSQATPPLGAAPAPAHNQGLNRFELYSLFPGAGGGSYVAASPGPPAATPPRTFHATTHKEERSVSESMFSAAVGVGVGGYTWGAPTPPPGSPYSPVPVTQLELLAKNLANLTPHHAQQPMSLQGVGVNVGTSLHHSQHTTQHTLNLAGLHHLHHGESTMTTTSATSFTTKFIDERTFTLGGIHQGTFSPQLSLVTGTPTLTINSFTTPNSQCNIVQPNGSVLLHDYQSSNGQNNLTTCTPSSVSLTTLPTTACSVSTMMLQDGQNTNTYLQSTMKKRESFVTAQAQIKVENTTTTRQSCVCKSSNLTGKTKIVHTEAGCSRTLPVVSSWNNQDLSTTSIIKREPLTTTVPCQVAEVSTSLHATTTEVKIEPLTQKTENGIVVSTAAGTSIPVGIAVARQRLQHQETSSTSMRNVSLSHHTSHASYHHFQPDSLGPTTAMTMGGATLVHCGNGGDDRTSHIAIPTGNALTPTINAALGSSLNSATIANIGATTQHHSNNGNPTTWPPTLWQYPTAAMPALEPVGFPQLSVGLQGGLQLVRDPSTGHLLLIHAADGLNSADQMQHAVVWPNYSNHNGHSIGTQPLLLPPPPPPSLQLLSDMNGARLVLTDNKRKTQNNNVPIVKIEADCPSPQTTIIESSKALQTVTTMSSPLIQDNPLLTTLYYPHAPTAMVQINQSESTQCHTQHRNAFISKATSPVSCLTPPPEVPSNQCHNIADNISINVQDASNQTDAQEADDEQQNNDNNFKQEQPILSCYQQSNNATVNSVSSSGKPQVSLQPYNLVAKIDKSENTPISIPIVKNINSTATSLLKNDTVNTVDQTIESVISCRAKTDIDNNDIVVDNNDDNDDDNVSLNVDENSEDRVSRIGSRMIEITEENCDSFHENLEFFGRRRDPIEQHRRPIFTEELLNKEKMLEEKRREEEMLNEKFELNDNQDSCIENEKIDVTEDSSTAVTSSLECQNLDNIKTVLSQNKNEINHQINLDTTITMLNTNEENSQLSVKSFDMPTIDFDDDIQTKKNIKNSKQENIEINNTNNELKNDQSHNIDNKQNNNDNKKIIINDKLHPGIENVVEKLKKNAAAAKHDNESSVINNDNDKIAKNNTEIPRAIAHCQPRIMENGLKKRILRSCELEYNLEKLKNNQLSLTTDTIKTSENSNDNNHNLKLTVDVVNDDNNDKNDEKISSSSLKIIEDSSMIISPKKYNPDIVNSSPPNSTLTSKALEKSKNVINSTTTPTKNRVDLSGLELLSNSIAELEHIKSSDPNSSEYESLNSPIKETNEIKQNENNNNNEVDSPLGLLCALAEQRFMEEVGDNDVPQDSTEDVSHAGRLLLNLGKTHDKSLKRKYSTDDIVFKYNKKLRKNDKKICEFEDGDADDDFTDSDTELTMKNNKNKLFNDIIKRQNDENILINNENKKNWPHINTVERNVRNRLSDMQKMYKDKQNELLNNINNNNNNNNNNNDEKLRKLSTDYEDTDKLLNLNYDNNINVINTNITTPIIDNTNCNLNLTKLNEPQSHIKLLDNIPSIPIPVTSFTKKINSSHDENDGDNDDDDDDEDDDDEEEDEDEDDEDDEDDDEDDEATILNDNTSSPSSTLSSPKKRKVGRPRKCIQDSKSANIDNTTKNELLNTKNKLNYKKLTFNNNTGIKNQKRIKKSHKLKKLNINNTATTIKQKPLHNKNVISAIIAEKEKLNNDDKQNNNNKLKPKLKAEVKLKNWNNEYENEEWNNTIIDKTNNNNDDDNDDDNNKKTIDDIKKINNNKIIKKKKHKSTSSSPSRRKLYDNDNNKKLLKRRRSIDCKDCKECMKIAKYEKTKLNNNINNNNNNIINNNNNNKCKLTSEHLEIDKMRVLTAIGGLFYAGILSAVQSPDIYSITLDGERGNRPHIHSREEILKDAIVEICPKSTDELPPGTRLCAYWSQQYRCLYPGTSVEPSDPDSELDDKFVSVEFDDGDSGRISLDDIRLLQPDYPVVEYDPNPLLTLGKRKRQVSSSTDDKRPSDLSIQSINYQNKNSNELNNVINTKIINNKNDDKLLDDYKERKRLKKRRRDKLKRLQESQDGKKKHKKHKCCDEHRKHKHRKHRKHKHRHNHHGSFSDGSHNSGVESCKGQNSDEENIIKTTTKIIDNKKNINLQLCKVNDKIDDNVINEIDNIDNNNKKIDKKNKTRERQESSESRSKIAAFLPARQLWGWSGKGYRRPGAKGRAKKQFFKAIQRGGEAIKIGDSAVFLSTGRPDRPYIGRIESMWETSSSNMIVKVKWFYHPEETVGCPSNLKYPGALFESPHMDENDVQTISHKCEVLPLSDYTEKLGKEPHRYLTIYDNNDIYYLAGYYDPTTYLLTMQPGVV; encoded by the exons gtcTCAACCGATTTGAGCTGTACTCTTTGTTTCCTGGTGCTGGTGGTGGTAGCTACGTTGCTGCAAGTCCTGGTCCACCCGCTGCCACCCCACCAAGAACCTTTCACGCAACCACTCATAAGG AAGAGCGATCAG tTTCAGAAAGTATGTTCTCAGCAGCAGTTGGAGTTGGAGTTGGTGGTTACACATGGGGTgcaccaacaccaccaccaggTTCACCATACAGTCCAGTTCCAGTAACCCAACTTGAGCTGTTAGCTAAAAACCTGGCAAATTTAACTCCTCATCATGCACAACAACCAATGAGTCTTCAAGGTGTTGGTGTCAATGTTGGCACAAGTCTTCATCATTCACAGCATACAACACAACATACACTTAATCTTGCTGGTCTTCATCATCTACATCACGGTGAGTCGACGATGACAACGACATCGGCGACCTCATTCACAACCAAGTTTATAGATGAGCGTACTTTTACACTCG gtGGTATACATCAAGGAACATTTTCACCACAATTATCATTGGTAACTGGTACACcaacattaacaataaatagttTTACAACACCAAATTCACAATGTAATATTGTGCAGCCAAATGGTAGTGTATTACTTCATGATTATCAATCATCAAAtggacaaaataatttaacaacatgTACACCATCATCAGTTAGTTTAACAACATTACCAACAACAGCATGTAGTGTCAGTACAATGATGCTACAAGATGgacaaaatacaaatacatatttacaatcaacaatgaaaaaacgTGAATCATTTGTGACTGCACAAGCACAaattaaagttgaaaataCAACGACAACTAGACAATCATGTGTCTGTAAAAGTTCCAATCTTACTG gtaaaacaaaaattgttcatACTGAGGCTGGATGTAGTAGAACATTGCCTGTTGTTTCATCCTGGAATAATCAggatttatcaacaacaagtaTTATTAAAAGAGAACCATTGACAACAACAGTACCTTGTCAAGTTGCTGAAGTATCAACTTCACTTCatgcaacaacaacagaaGTTAAAATTGAACCATTGACTCAAAAAACTGAAAATG gTATTGTGGTATCGACGGCTGCTGGGACGAGTATTCCAGTTGGCATTGCTGTTGCAAGACAAAGATTACAACATCAGGAAActtcatcaacatcaatgCGAAATGTTTCACTTAGTCATCATACATCTCATGCTagttatcatcattttcaacCTGACAGTCTTG GACCAACCACGGCCATGACAATGGGCGGAGCAACACTTGTACATTGTGGTAATGGTGGGGATGATAGAACATCCCATATTGCAATTCCCACGGGTAATGCATTAACACCAACAATAAATGCAGCATTGGGCTCGAGTCTAAACTCAGCTACTATTGCTAACATTGGTGCAACAACTCAACATCATTCTAATAATGGTAATCCAACAACTTGGCCACCAACACTATGGCAATATCCAACAGCAg CAATGCCAGCCCTTGAGCCAGTCGGTTTTCCTCAGCTCAGCGTTGGTCTTCAAGGAGGTCTTCAACTTGTCCGGGATCCATCAACAGGCCACCTGCTTCTCATTCATGCTGCtg acGGTTTAAATTCAGCTGACCAAATGCAGCATGCTGTTGTTTGGCCAAATTATTCAAATCACAATGGACATAGTATTGGTACACAACCACTTTtgttaccaccaccacctccaccctCACTTCAATTATTGAGTGATATGAATGGTGCAAGGCTTGTACTTAcagataataaaagaaaaactcaaaataataatgtaccaattgttaaaattgaagCTGATTGTCCAAGTCCACAGACAACAATCattg AATCAAGTAAAGCATTGCAAACAGTCACAACAATGTCAAGTCCATTGATACAGGATAATCCACTTTTAACAACACTTTATTATCCTCATGCACCAACGGCAATGGTACAAATCAATCAATCAGAATCAACACAATGTCATACTcag caTCGTAATGCATTCATATCAAAAGCAACATCACCAGTATCATGCTTAACACCACCACCAGAAGTACCATCAAATCAGTGTCATAATATTGCtgataatatatcaataaatgtaCAGGATGCATCAAATCAAACAGATGCACAAGAAGCTGATGatgaacaacaaaataatgataataattttaaacaagaaCAACCAATATTATCATGTTATCAACAATCAAATAATGCTACTGTTAATAGTGTATCATCAAGTGGAAAACCACAAGTATCATTACAACCATATAATCTTGTtgcaaaaattgataaatcagaaAATACACCAATAAGTATaccaattgtaaaaaatataaattcaacagcaacgagtttattgaaaaatgacaCTGTTAATACAGTTGATCAAACTATTGAAAGTGTTATTAGTTGTCGTGCTAAAACAgacattgataataatgatattgttgttgataataatgatgataatgatgatgataatgtatcattaaatgttgatgaaaattcaGAAGACAGAGTATCACGTATTGGCTCGAGAATGATTGAAATAACTGAAGAAAATTGTGATagttttcatgaaaatttagaattttttggtAGACGTCGTGATCCAATTGAACAACATCGTCGTCCAATATTTACTGaagaattattgaataaagaaaaaatgttagAAGAGAAAAGAAGAGAAGAAGAaatgttgaatgaaaaatttgagtTAAATGATAATCAAGATAGTTGTATTGAAAATGAGAAAATAGATGTGACTGAAGATTCATCAACAGCTGTTACTTCAAGTCTTGAATGccaaaatttagataatataaaaactgtattatcacaaaataaaaatgaaattaatcatcaaataaatttagataCAACAATTACAATGTTAAATacaaatgaagaaaattcACAATTATCAGTTAAATCATTTGATATGCCAACTattgattttgatgatgatatacaaacaaagaaaaatataaaaaattcaaaacaagaaaatatagaaattaataatacaaataatgaattaaaaaatgatcaaagtcataacattgataataaacaaaataataatgacaacaaaaaaattattataaatgataaattacatCCTGGAATTGAAaatgttgttgaaaaattaaaaaaaaatgctgctGCTGCAAAACATGATAATGAATCATcagtaattaataatgataatgataaaatagcaaaaaataacACAGAAATACCACGTGCTATTGCTCATTGTCAACCAAGAATAATGGAAAATGGTTTGAAAAAACGAATATTAAGATCATGTGAATTGgaatataatttagaaaaattaaaaaataatcaattatcattaacaacagATACTATTAAGACATCAGAAAATagcaatgataataatcataatttaaaattaactgttgacgttgttaatgatgataataatgataaaaatgatgaaaaaatatcatcatcatcattgaaaataattgaagattcatcaatgataatttcaccaaaaaaatataatccagATATAGTTAATTCATCACCACCAAATTCAACATTAACATCAAAAGCATtagaaaaatctaaaaatgttataaactcaacaacaacaccaactaAAAATCGTGTTGATTTAAGTGGattagaattattatcaaatagtaTTGCTGAATTGGAACATATCAAATCATCTGATCCAAATTCATCAGAATATGAATCATTAAACTCACCAATTAaagaaacaaatgaaattaaacaaaatgaaaataataataataatgaagttGATAGTCCATTGGGTTTACTATGTGCACTTGCTGAACAAAGATTTATGGAAGAAGTTGGTGATAATGATGTACCACAAGACAGCACAGAGGATGTATCACATGCAGGAAGATTATTACTTAATTTAGGTAAAACAcatgataaatcattaaaaagaaaatattcaacagatgatattgtatttaaatataataaaaaattacgtaaaaatgataaaaaaatatgtgaattTGAAGAtggtgatgctgatgatgattttaCTGATTCAGATACAgaattaacaatgaaaaataataaaaataaattatttaatgatattataaaacgtcaaaatgatgaaaatattttaataaataatgaaaataaaaaaaattggccaCATATTAATACAGTTGAAAGAAACGTTAGAAATAGACTTTCTGATATGCAAAAAATGTACaaagataaacaaaatgaattacttaataatataaataataacaataacaataataataataataatgatgaaaaattaagaaaattaagtACAGATTATGAAGATActgataaattgttaaatttaaattatgataataatataaatgtaattaatacaaatattacaacaccaattattgataatacaaattgcaatttgaatttaacaaaattaaatgaaccACAAAgtcatattaaattattagacAATATACCAAGTATTCCAATTCCAGTCACATCatttacaaagaaaattaatagttCACATGATGAGAATGATGGTGATAATgatgacgacgacgacgatgaagatgatgatgatgaagaagaagatgaagacgaggatgatgaagatgatgaagatgatgatgaagatgatgaagcaacaattttaaatgataatacatcatcaccatcatcaacattgTCATCACCAAAAAAACGTAAAGTTGGTAGACCACGTAAATGTATACAAGACAGCAAATCagcaaatattgataatacaacaaaaaatgaactgttaaatacaaaaaataaattaaattataaaaaattaacatttaataataatacaggtataaaaaatcaaaaaagaattaaaaaatcacataaattaaagaaattaaatatcaacaatacagcaacaacaataaaacaaaaaccattacataataaaaatgttataagTGCAATAATTGCTGAAAAAGAAAAgcttaataatgatgataaacaaaataataataataaattaaaaccaaaattaaaagCTGAagttaaactaaaaaattggaacaatgaatatgaaaatgaagaatggaataatacaataattgataaaacaaataataataatgacgatgataatgatgatgataataataaaaaaacaattgatgatattaaaaaaataaataataataaaataataaaaaagaaaaaacataaatcaaCAAGTTCATCACCATCACGCAGAAAATTATATGACaatgataacaataaaaaattattaaagagaAGAAGATCAATTGATTGTAAAGATTGTAAAGAGTGTATGAAAATAGCAAAAtacgaaaaaacaaaattaaataataatattaataacaataacaataatattattaataataataacaataacaagtgTAAATTAACATCTGAGCATTtggaaattgataaaatgagAGTTTTAACAGCAATAGGTGGTTTATTTTATGCTGGTATATTAAGTGCAGTACAATCACcagatatatattcaataacatTAGATGGTGAACGTGGTAATCGACCACACATACATTCACgtgaagaaattttaaaagatgCTATTGTTGAAATATGTCCAAAATCAACAGATGAATTACCACCTGGTACAAGATTATGTGCATATTGGAGTCAACAATATAGATGTTTATATCCAGGTACATCTGTTGAGCCATCTGATCCAGATTCTGAATTagatgataaatttgtaaGTGTTGAATTTGATGATGGTGACAGTGGTAGAATATCACTTGATGATATTAGATTATTACAACCAGATTATCCAGTTGTTGAGTATGATCCAAATCCATTATTAACATTGGGAAAACGTAAACGACaagtatcatcatcaactgATGATAAACGTCCATCTGATTTATCAatacaatcaataaattatcaaaataaaaattcaaatgaattaaataatgttataaatacaaaaattattaataataaaaatgatgataaattattagatGATTATAAAGAAcgtaaaagattaaaaaaacgtagacgtgataaattaaaacgtTTACAAGAATCACAAGATGGTAAaaagaaacataaaaaacataaatgttGTGATGAGCATAGAAAACATAAACATAGAAAACATAGAAAACATAAACATCGTCATAATCATCATGGTAGTTTTAGTGATGGTAGTCATAATAGTGGTGTTGAAAGTTGTAAAGGACAAAATagtgatgaagaaaatattataaaaacaacaacaaaaatcattgataataaaaaaaatataaatttacaattatgtAAAGTTAATGATAagattgatgataatgttattaatgagattgataatattgataataataataaaaaaattgataaaaaaaataaaacaagagaAAGACAAGAATCATCTGAAAGTAGAAGTAAAATTGCTGCATTTTTACCAGCTAGACAATTATGGGGTTGGTCTGGTAAAGGTTATAGACGTCCTGGTGCTAAAGGAAGagctaaaaaacaatttttcaaagcaATACAAAGAGGTGGTGAGGCTATTAAAATTGGTGATAGTGCTGTATTTTTGTCGACTGGTCGACCAGATAGGCCTTACATTGGAAGAATTGAATCAATGTGGGAAACATCAAGTTCAAATATGATTGTTAAAGTTAAATGGTTTTATCATCCTGAAGAAACTGTTGGTTGtccaagtaatttaaaatatcct ggAGCATTATTTGAGTCACCTCATATGGATGAAAATGATGTACAAACAATATCACATAAATGTGAAGTACTTCCATTATCTGATTATACTGAAAAACTTGGAAAAGAACCACACAGATATCTaacaatttatgataataatgatatttattatcttgcTGGTTATTATGATCCAACGACATATCTTCTTACTATGCAACCTGGTGTTGTTTGA